A single Candidatus Brocadiaceae bacterium DNA region contains:
- a CDS encoding phosphate ABC transporter substrate-binding protein has product MKRRQGVLAGGLLVALALGLAGTGAIVHGQDAEKKSIVVDGSTTVGPIGKAFAEHYMRQNPGETVSVSESGSGNGAKSLVNGTCDVAMMSRFMKDSEFKAAIDGGVMPVAHVVALDGIAVIVHPANPVTGLTVAQVRDIYTGRVTNWSQVGGPNLDIVAVSRDTNSGTYETFQGLVMGNEKMGAGTEYVGSNGAARSRVQTTRQAVAFVGLGFVDRTVKSLQINGVEATPATVVNGRYPIARPLFLFTSGYPTLGSHLYAYTTLHLTPKGQEIVEGLGFVPVTNYR; this is encoded by the coding sequence ATGAAGCGGAGGCAGGGAGTGTTGGCCGGTGGCCTTCTGGTGGCCCTGGCCCTGGGCCTGGCGGGCACGGGGGCGATCGTGCACGGGCAGGACGCGGAGAAGAAGAGCATCGTCGTGGACGGCTCGACGACCGTCGGACCGATCGGCAAAGCCTTTGCTGAGCACTACATGCGGCAGAACCCCGGGGAGACGGTGTCGGTCAGCGAGTCCGGAAGCGGCAACGGAGCCAAGAGCCTGGTCAACGGCACCTGCGACGTCGCCATGATGTCGCGCTTCATGAAGGACAGCGAGTTCAAGGCGGCCATCGACGGGGGCGTGATGCCGGTGGCGCACGTCGTGGCGCTGGACGGGATCGCCGTCATCGTGCATCCTGCGAATCCCGTCACCGGGTTGACGGTTGCGCAGGTGCGGGACATCTACACGGGCAGGGTGACGAACTGGAGCCAGGTGGGCGGCCCGAACCTGGACATCGTGGCCGTCAGCCGCGACACGAACAGCGGCACCTACGAGACCTTCCAGGGCCTTGTGATGGGCAATGAGAAGATGGGCGCCGGCACCGAGTACGTCGGCAGCAACGGCGCCGCGCGTTCCAGGGTGCAGACGACCCGGCAGGCCGTCGCCTTCGTCGGGCTCGGCTTCGTGGACAGGACCGTGAAGAGCCTGCAGATCAACGGCGTCGAGGCGACGCCGGCCACCGTGGTCAACGGTCGCTACCCGATCGCCCGGCCGTTGTTCCTGTTCACCAGCGGCTACCCGACGCTGGGAAGCCACCTCTACGCCTATACCACGCTGCACCTGACGCCGAAGGGGCAGGAGATCGTCGAGGGGCTCGGGTTCGTGCCGGTCACGAACTACCGCTGA
- the carB gene encoding carbamoyl-phosphate synthase large subunit codes for MPKRTDLKKILMIGSGPVVIGQACEFDYSGSQACRALLEEGYEVVLINSNPATIMTDPVMAHRTYVEPITAEVIEKIIARERPDAVLPTLGGQTGLNVAVFLARAGVYERYGVEVLGCDPDGIQTAEDREEFKAAMLEIGLQVPASGIAHTVDQGMDVVREIGLPVIIRPAFTLGGTGGSTAYNLEEAPELLAAGLSASPVNEVLVEQSVIGWKEIEFEVMRDCADNVIIVTSMENVDPMGVHTGDSAVVAPAQTLTTADYARYVDSCRRIIRRVGMKGGGVNVQFAGDPHSDAIVVIEVNPRLSRSSALASKATGLPIARVATKLAVGYTLDEVLNNVTGSTHTLQEPTVDYCVYKAARFTFEKFPQAARVINTSMKSVGESMSIGRTFKEAFQKGLRSLEIGRYGFGADGKDPVEPPNEQTITQKLAVPNDERIFYIRHALKAGFTVEQIHDLSRIDRWFLENFRELVELERRIGEATRAGGLRALPEELLLRAKRWGYSDRQIGALAGCREWAVRRRREELGLLPGYKLVDTCAGEVDPERPYFYSTYEQTDECRASARDKVMILGGGPNRIGQGIEFDYCCVHAALAVRDAGLEAIMVNCNPETVSTDYDTSDRLYFEPMTVEDVLNIVHAEKPRGVIVQFGGQTPLNIAGELESHGVPILGTSCASIDAAEDRKLFRQLLDDLGLKQAASGTAVSYEEALALAEKIGYPVLVRPSYVLGGRAMEIVYDAEELRHYVAEAVVASPERPILVDKFLEDAIEVDVDAVSDGRMVVIGALMEHIEEAGIHSGDSACVIPPQTLPPAICEEIARQTRALATGLNVVGLVNVQYAVRNGEVYVLEANPRASRTIPFVSKAIGVPMAQLATRVMLGRTLEELGFTEEVHVRHVAVKEAVFPFARFPGIDTQLGPEMRSTGEVMGIADDFGMAFAKAELGAGCELPVEGTVFFSLRDRDKTAKAAAAAAAFAEMGFRLCATDGTAAWLAGQGLECERVNKVREGRPHIVDRIINGEVALVINTPSGKHPRRDEVAIRSTSWARRLPIITTVRGATAACQAIARMKQCAMDVKTLQEYTIDTHGQVTAPRV; via the coding sequence ATGCCCAAGCGAACGGACCTGAAGAAGATACTGATGATCGGCAGCGGCCCGGTGGTGATCGGCCAGGCCTGCGAGTTCGACTACAGCGGGAGCCAGGCGTGCAGGGCGCTGCTGGAGGAGGGCTACGAGGTCGTTCTGATCAACAGCAACCCGGCCACCATCATGACCGACCCGGTCATGGCCCACCGCACCTACGTTGAGCCCATCACGGCCGAGGTGATCGAGAAGATCATCGCCCGGGAGCGGCCGGACGCCGTGCTGCCGACGCTGGGCGGGCAGACGGGCCTGAACGTGGCCGTGTTCCTGGCGCGCGCGGGCGTCTACGAGCGCTACGGCGTGGAGGTCCTCGGGTGCGATCCGGACGGCATCCAGACGGCGGAGGACCGCGAGGAGTTCAAGGCCGCCATGCTGGAGATCGGCCTTCAGGTGCCCGCCAGCGGCATCGCGCACACGGTGGACCAGGGCATGGACGTCGTGCGGGAGATCGGCCTGCCGGTCATCATCCGGCCGGCCTTCACGCTCGGCGGCACGGGTGGCAGCACCGCCTACAACCTGGAGGAGGCGCCCGAACTGCTGGCCGCCGGCCTGAGCGCCAGCCCGGTCAACGAGGTCCTGGTCGAGCAGAGCGTGATCGGCTGGAAGGAGATCGAGTTCGAGGTCATGCGCGACTGCGCCGACAACGTGATCATCGTCACCAGCATGGAGAACGTGGACCCGATGGGGGTTCACACCGGCGACAGCGCCGTGGTGGCCCCCGCCCAGACGCTGACGACGGCCGATTACGCGCGCTACGTGGACTCCTGCCGGCGGATCATCCGCCGGGTGGGCATGAAGGGCGGGGGCGTCAACGTCCAGTTCGCCGGCGATCCGCACAGCGACGCCATCGTCGTCATCGAGGTCAACCCGCGCCTGTCGCGCTCCTCGGCCCTGGCCAGCAAGGCCACGGGCCTGCCCATCGCCCGGGTGGCCACCAAGCTGGCCGTCGGCTACACGCTGGACGAGGTGCTCAACAACGTGACCGGCAGCACGCATACGCTGCAGGAGCCCACGGTGGACTACTGCGTCTACAAGGCCGCGCGGTTCACGTTCGAGAAGTTCCCCCAGGCCGCGCGCGTCATCAACACCAGCATGAAGAGCGTCGGGGAGAGCATGTCGATCGGGCGCACCTTCAAGGAGGCATTTCAGAAGGGCCTGCGCTCGTTGGAGATCGGCCGCTACGGATTCGGAGCCGACGGCAAGGACCCGGTCGAGCCCCCCAACGAGCAGACGATCACCCAGAAGCTGGCCGTCCCGAACGACGAACGGATCTTCTACATCCGCCATGCGCTGAAGGCGGGCTTCACCGTCGAGCAGATCCACGACCTGAGCAGGATCGACCGCTGGTTCCTGGAGAACTTCCGGGAGCTTGTGGAACTGGAGCGGCGGATCGGCGAAGCGACGCGCGCCGGCGGCCTGAGGGCGCTGCCCGAGGAACTGCTGCTGCGGGCGAAACGGTGGGGCTACAGCGACCGCCAGATCGGCGCGCTGGCCGGCTGCCGGGAATGGGCCGTGCGGCGGCGGCGCGAGGAACTGGGCCTGCTGCCCGGCTACAAGCTGGTCGACACCTGTGCGGGCGAGGTCGACCCCGAGCGCCCGTACTTCTACAGCACCTATGAGCAGACCGACGAGTGCCGTGCGTCCGCCCGCGACAAGGTCATGATCCTCGGCGGCGGGCCGAACCGGATCGGGCAGGGCATCGAGTTCGACTACTGCTGCGTGCATGCGGCCCTGGCCGTTCGCGACGCGGGGTTGGAGGCCATCATGGTCAACTGCAATCCCGAGACCGTCAGCACGGACTACGACACGTCGGACCGGCTGTACTTCGAGCCGATGACGGTCGAGGACGTTCTGAACATCGTGCATGCGGAGAAGCCGCGGGGCGTCATCGTGCAGTTCGGCGGCCAGACGCCGCTGAACATCGCCGGGGAACTCGAGTCCCACGGCGTGCCGATCCTGGGTACGAGCTGCGCCAGCATCGATGCCGCCGAGGACCGGAAGCTCTTCCGGCAGCTCCTGGACGACCTGGGTCTGAAGCAGGCCGCCAGCGGCACGGCCGTCTCCTACGAGGAGGCCCTGGCGCTGGCCGAGAAGATCGGCTATCCGGTGCTCGTGCGCCCGTCCTACGTGCTGGGCGGCCGGGCCATGGAGATCGTCTACGACGCCGAGGAACTCCGGCACTACGTCGCCGAGGCCGTTGTGGCGTCGCCGGAGCGGCCGATCCTGGTCGACAAGTTCCTCGAGGACGCCATCGAGGTGGACGTCGACGCGGTCAGTGACGGCCGGATGGTCGTCATCGGCGCCCTCATGGAGCACATCGAGGAAGCCGGCATCCACAGCGGCGACAGCGCGTGCGTGATCCCGCCGCAGACGCTGCCGCCCGCCATCTGCGAGGAGATCGCCCGCCAGACCAGGGCCCTGGCGACGGGGCTGAACGTCGTGGGCCTGGTCAACGTGCAGTACGCCGTGCGGAACGGCGAGGTGTACGTCCTGGAGGCCAATCCCCGCGCCTCGCGCACCATCCCGTTCGTCTCCAAGGCCATCGGCGTGCCGATGGCACAACTGGCCACGCGCGTCATGCTGGGCCGGACGCTCGAGGAACTCGGCTTCACCGAAGAGGTGCACGTGCGGCACGTGGCCGTCAAGGAAGCCGTCTTCCCGTTCGCTCGGTTCCCCGGCATCGACACGCAGCTCGGGCCGGAGATGCGGTCCACCGGCGAGGTCATGGGCATCGCCGACGATTTCGGGATGGCCTTCGCCAAGGCCGAGCTGGGCGCCGGCTGCGAACTGCCTGTCGAGGGCACCGTGTTCTTCAGCCTGCGCGACCGCGACAAGACGGCCAAGGCCGCCGCGGCCGCCGCGGCCTTCGCCGAGATGGGATTCCGCCTCTGTGCCACCGACGGCACGGCCGCGTGGCTGGCCGGCCAGGGGCTGGAGTGCGAGCGGGTCAACAAGGTCCGTGAGGGGCGGCCGCACATCGTGGACCGCATCATCAACGGCGAGGTCGCCCTCGTGATCAACACCCCCAGCGGCAAGCACCCCCGGCGCGACGAGGTGGCCATCCGCAGCACGTCCTGGGCGCGGCGCCTGCCGATCATCACCACCGTGAGGGGCGCCACGGCGGCCTGCCAGGCCATCGCCCGCATGAAGCAGTGCGCGATGGACGTCAAGACCCTGCAGGAGTACACGATCGACACCCACGGACAGGTGACCGCGCCGCGCGTGTGA
- a CDS encoding ExsB family transcriptional regulator gives MDDRAFVDEQVAEIRDTVGDGIAVNALSGGVDSAVCTVLGHRALGERLKTFFIDSALMREGEPERVVAVFAGMGIPVTLVDARAEFLGALRGVTDPEEKRRAITETFYSRVFSRIVRESGARFLIHGTILTDIEETVAGVKRQHNILSQVGIDPQDAYGYGVLEPLKTLRKDGVRRVARLVGLPAEISERIPFPGPALAARIVGEVTEERLDVVRAATAVVEEELADSGAFQYLAVLLNDKATGIRDGRREFGRIIVVRCIESVDARTATPTRLPWETLERICARITSLPGVNRCLYDLTPKPPATVEYV, from the coding sequence ATGGACGACCGGGCATTTGTGGACGAGCAGGTCGCTGAGATCCGTGACACCGTGGGCGACGGCATCGCCGTGAACGCCCTCAGCGGCGGCGTCGACAGCGCCGTCTGCACCGTGCTCGGTCACCGGGCGCTGGGAGAGCGGCTCAAGACGTTCTTCATCGACAGCGCGCTGATGCGCGAGGGGGAGCCGGAGCGCGTCGTGGCGGTGTTTGCCGGGATGGGCATCCCCGTGACGCTCGTGGACGCACGCGCCGAGTTCCTGGGCGCCCTGAGGGGGGTGACCGATCCGGAGGAGAAGCGCCGGGCGATCACCGAGACGTTCTACTCCCGCGTCTTCTCGCGCATCGTGCGGGAATCGGGCGCACGGTTCCTCATTCACGGCACGATCCTGACGGACATCGAGGAGACCGTCGCGGGCGTCAAGCGCCAGCACAACATCCTGTCGCAGGTGGGGATCGACCCTCAGGACGCCTACGGCTACGGCGTGCTGGAGCCCCTGAAGACGCTGCGCAAGGACGGCGTGCGCCGGGTGGCCCGGCTCGTGGGCCTGCCGGCGGAGATCAGCGAGCGCATACCGTTCCCCGGCCCGGCGCTGGCCGCGCGCATCGTCGGCGAGGTGACCGAGGAGCGCCTGGATGTCGTGCGGGCGGCCACGGCCGTCGTGGAGGAGGAGCTGGCCGACAGCGGGGCGTTCCAGTACCTGGCCGTCCTTCTGAACGACAAGGCCACCGGCATCCGGGACGGCAGGCGGGAGTTCGGCCGGATCATCGTCGTCCGCTGCATCGAGAGCGTGGACGCGCGGACGGCAACGCCCACTCGGCTGCCCTGGGAGACCCTGGAACGGATCTGCGCGCGCATCACGAGCCTTCCGGGCGTCAACCGGTGCCTGTACGACCTGACGCCGAAGCCGCCGGCGACCGTCGAGTATGTCTGA
- a CDS encoding sialate O-acetylesterase: protein MRLHALFSDNMVLQRDVPARVWGCDSPGQKVAVRVGKATARAVAGPDGRFMARLPRLAAGGPFTMVVEGSSSVTVRNVMVGEVWLCSGQSNMQMRVSEAKNAEREIAHARHPNVRLFSVPIAATVEPVLDVDASWQVCAPETVASFSAAAYFFGRALQRKLGVPVGLIHSSLGATRIEAWMSREALLGDPECGREVEEYEKSLPDFERRLAEYRAIVAAGPDKYYPADPGNVGHGRGWAAPGADCSDWGEMTAPGYWNAQGMDFSGVLWFRKEVEIPRKWAGRDLLLGLGALDKTDTTYFNNVRVGGIGKEDDDAWCRDREYTVPAALVKPGLNVIATRIYSWGFDGGFRGGWDKMTIRPADAPRARGISLAGTWRCKVEHNFGRITVMRDLPPWGPGTSNSPFALFNGMIRPLIPYGIRGAVWHQGASNLRQAFKYRRRLAMLIRDWRRQWRRPDLWFNVVQQENYGPLDRFPVESAYAELRESQLRALTIPRVSVTVAIDIGGVNEVHPLNKQELGRRIALALLGTTYGRKRPAHSGPIYRSYRRVGGTMRLSFDHVDGGLVAKRGKLKGFAIAGPDRRFVWAQARIVGRSVVVWSEDVPKPAAVRYGWGANTDGNLYNRAGLPTWPFRTDRWPGLTRKRRRLNNG from the coding sequence ATGCGACTTCATGCGCTGTTCAGCGACAACATGGTCCTTCAGCGCGACGTCCCGGCACGCGTGTGGGGCTGCGACTCGCCCGGGCAGAAGGTTGCCGTCCGCGTCGGCAAGGCCACTGCCCGAGCGGTGGCCGGCCCGGACGGACGCTTCATGGCGCGGCTTCCGCGCCTGGCGGCCGGCGGACCGTTCACGATGGTCGTCGAGGGCTCGTCGAGCGTGACCGTGCGGAACGTCATGGTCGGGGAGGTGTGGCTCTGCTCCGGCCAGTCCAACATGCAGATGCGGGTCAGCGAGGCGAAGAACGCCGAGCGTGAGATCGCGCACGCCCGGCACCCGAATGTGCGCCTCTTCTCCGTGCCCATAGCCGCCACGGTGGAGCCGGTGCTCGACGTGGACGCGTCGTGGCAGGTGTGCGCGCCCGAGACCGTCGCGTCCTTCAGCGCCGCCGCCTACTTCTTCGGGCGGGCGCTGCAGCGGAAGCTCGGCGTGCCCGTGGGGCTGATCCACAGTTCGCTCGGTGCCACGCGCATCGAGGCGTGGATGAGCCGCGAGGCACTCCTCGGCGACCCCGAGTGCGGGCGGGAAGTGGAGGAGTATGAGAAGAGCCTGCCCGACTTCGAGCGGCGGCTGGCCGAATACAGGGCCATCGTCGCCGCCGGCCCCGACAAGTACTACCCCGCCGACCCCGGCAACGTGGGCCACGGGCGCGGCTGGGCGGCGCCCGGCGCCGACTGCTCCGACTGGGGCGAGATGACGGCGCCCGGCTACTGGAACGCCCAGGGCATGGACTTCAGCGGCGTCCTCTGGTTCCGCAAGGAGGTGGAGATCCCCCGCAAGTGGGCCGGCCGCGACCTGCTGCTGGGCCTGGGCGCCCTGGACAAGACGGACACCACCTACTTCAACAACGTCAGGGTGGGCGGCATCGGCAAGGAGGACGACGACGCCTGGTGCCGCGACCGCGAGTACACCGTGCCGGCCGCGCTCGTCAAGCCCGGCCTCAACGTGATCGCCACACGCATCTACTCATGGGGTTTCGACGGCGGCTTCCGCGGCGGGTGGGACAAGATGACGATCCGCCCCGCCGACGCGCCCCGGGCGCGCGGAATTTCGCTGGCCGGCACGTGGCGCTGCAAGGTAGAGCACAACTTCGGCAGGATCACGGTCATGCGCGACCTGCCGCCCTGGGGGCCCGGCACCAGCAACTCGCCCTTCGCGCTCTTCAACGGCATGATCCGCCCGCTGATTCCCTATGGTATCCGAGGCGCCGTATGGCACCAGGGCGCCTCGAACCTGCGGCAGGCGTTCAAGTATCGGCGGCGGCTGGCCATGCTCATCCGCGACTGGCGCCGGCAGTGGCGCCGGCCCGACCTCTGGTTCAACGTAGTCCAGCAGGAGAACTACGGCCCGCTCGACCGCTTCCCGGTCGAGAGCGCGTACGCCGAACTGCGCGAGTCGCAGCTCAGGGCTCTGACGATCCCGCGCGTGTCGGTGACGGTGGCCATCGACATCGGGGGCGTCAACGAGGTGCATCCGCTCAACAAGCAGGAACTCGGGCGGCGCATCGCGCTGGCGCTCCTGGGCACGACGTACGGCCGCAAGCGGCCGGCGCACTCGGGGCCCATCTACAGGTCGTACCGGCGCGTGGGCGGCACGATGCGGCTGAGCTTCGACCACGTGGACGGCGGCCTCGTGGCGAAGCGAGGCAAGCTGAAGGGCTTCGCCATCGCCGGCCCCGACCGCAGGTTCGTGTGGGCACAGGCCAGGATCGTGGGACGGTCGGTGGTGGTGTGGAGCGAGGACGTGCCGAAGCCGGCGGCCGTGCGCTACGGCTGGGGCGCCAACACGGACGGCAACCTCTACAACAGGGCGGGCCTGCCGACCTGGCCCTTCCGGACGGACAGATGGCCCGGCCTCACCCGGAAGCGCCGCCGTCTCAACAACGGATAG
- a CDS encoding dienelactone hydrolase family protein, giving the protein MFRDVVLQDTRPDEWPLIRERIRARVMSSMGTPPDVAVEPAWEPAEEYEDYGLRHRKIRVRVMPDEWAPAVVVLPDGVDERTPAPAVVVWHGTDTVHGKYNVLNPTERPRRAYAIDLARRGFVTVAPDIYEFGERLTGGRDLSEGDIRTRYMASMARLHDEYPEWSLDGRRLWEGRRLLDALETMPFVAPGGFGTIGNSLGGRMAIFLAAFDERIAVAVPSTGVSPNLTNVYRLVSGHPATRSSPRWIEHMREAHGTMLYDYQDMVALCAPRPLLLLEPFNDAHNPYADANFQCYVRGQRAYALLGRPECFCTLTHGDGHDTVDDVREFAYRWIARWLRP; this is encoded by the coding sequence ATGTTTCGCGATGTGGTGTTGCAGGATACCCGGCCCGACGAGTGGCCCTTGATCCGCGAGCGGATCCGTGCCCGCGTGATGTCCTCGATGGGGACGCCGCCGGACGTGGCCGTCGAGCCTGCCTGGGAGCCCGCGGAGGAATACGAGGACTACGGGCTCCGGCACCGGAAGATCCGCGTCCGCGTCATGCCCGACGAGTGGGCGCCGGCCGTGGTCGTCCTGCCGGACGGGGTCGATGAGCGGACCCCGGCGCCGGCGGTCGTCGTCTGGCATGGCACCGACACCGTGCACGGCAAGTACAACGTTCTGAACCCGACCGAACGGCCGCGCCGGGCCTACGCGATCGATCTGGCGCGGAGGGGCTTCGTCACCGTGGCGCCGGATATCTACGAGTTCGGCGAGCGGCTGACGGGCGGGCGCGACCTGTCGGAGGGCGATATCCGCACCCGCTACATGGCCTCCATGGCGAGGCTCCACGACGAGTATCCCGAGTGGTCGCTGGACGGGCGGCGGCTCTGGGAAGGCCGCCGCCTGCTGGACGCCCTGGAGACGATGCCCTTCGTCGCTCCGGGCGGGTTCGGCACCATCGGCAACTCTTTGGGCGGCCGCATGGCCATCTTCCTGGCGGCCTTCGACGAGCGCATCGCGGTCGCCGTGCCCTCGACGGGCGTCAGCCCCAACCTGACCAACGTCTATCGGCTCGTCTCGGGCCATCCGGCCACGCGGTCCAGTCCGCGGTGGATCGAGCACATGCGCGAGGCGCACGGGACGATGCTCTACGACTACCAGGACATGGTCGCCCTGTGCGCGCCCCGGCCGCTGCTGCTGCTGGAGCCGTTCAACGACGCCCATAACCCCTACGCGGACGCCAACTTCCAGTGTTACGTGCGCGGGCAGCGGGCCTACGCCCTGCTGGGCCGCCCGGAGTGCTTCTGCACGCTGACTCACGGCGACGGGCACGACACGGTGGACGACGTGCGCGAGTTCGCCTATCGCTGGATCGCCCGCTGGCTGCGGCCGTGA
- a CDS encoding MFS transporter, with product MEQQRPPSVRWLTASVCASFLVYASTPTLLAVSLKAIGADLGLGYGAQGALVLARSVALGIITVLAGFLADRWGKRLILPAAMLLAAVGMLVVGGSTGLAGLLVGVMVTSIGLGGLEALNGALVSDLYPQSVDSRVNAIFGFYPVGVVISSLAVGAALDAGVDWRAPFALLAIPSILVMAMFRLGRYPASSSAAGARRLTVRGILADPRFWLLAAVMLLTAGAMGCMVYWGPSFLQDEYGTSAKVGSAALAVFMVAMAVGRFGTGAATRLAPLLRIMLVMAVLGAGASLGVVLVDHAAVTIVLYGAAGLGIACFWPGVVALAVSRIGAGSSVLLAMVCSVGILAFGFIPAGVGLLAARWGLRAALGVCPVSMVLAALLLAGQTWSEGRAAGVGRGSH from the coding sequence ATGGAGCAACAGCGGCCACCATCCGTACGCTGGCTCACGGCCAGCGTGTGCGCCTCCTTCCTGGTCTATGCCAGCACGCCCACGCTGCTGGCGGTATCCCTGAAGGCCATCGGCGCCGACCTGGGGCTCGGCTACGGCGCCCAGGGGGCGCTGGTCCTGGCCCGGTCGGTCGCCCTGGGGATCATCACGGTTCTGGCGGGCTTCCTCGCGGACCGCTGGGGCAAGCGCCTCATCCTGCCGGCCGCCATGCTGCTGGCGGCCGTCGGCATGCTCGTCGTCGGCGGCAGCACGGGGCTGGCGGGCCTGCTGGTGGGCGTCATGGTCACGAGTATCGGCCTGGGCGGCCTGGAGGCCCTTAACGGCGCCCTGGTCTCGGACCTCTATCCGCAGTCGGTGGACAGCCGCGTGAACGCCATCTTCGGCTTCTACCCGGTGGGCGTGGTCATCTCCTCGCTGGCCGTCGGCGCAGCACTTGACGCCGGCGTCGACTGGCGGGCGCCGTTCGCCCTGCTGGCGATCCCCTCCATCCTGGTGATGGCCATGTTCCGGCTGGGCCGCTATCCCGCATCGTCGTCGGCCGCCGGTGCGCGCCGCCTGACGGTGCGCGGCATTCTGGCCGACCCGCGCTTCTGGCTGCTCGCGGCGGTGATGCTGCTGACGGCCGGCGCCATGGGCTGCATGGTCTACTGGGGCCCGAGCTTCCTTCAGGACGAATACGGCACGTCGGCAAAGGTCGGCTCGGCGGCCCTGGCGGTCTTCATGGTCGCGATGGCGGTCGGGCGATTCGGCACGGGGGCGGCCACGCGCCTGGCGCCGCTGCTGCGCATCATGCTGGTGATGGCCGTGCTCGGGGCCGGGGCCTCCCTGGGCGTGGTGCTGGTGGACCATGCGGCGGTCACCATCGTGCTGTATGGGGCGGCGGGCCTGGGGATCGCCTGCTTCTGGCCGGGGGTCGTGGCGCTGGCGGTCAGCCGCATCGGCGCCGGGTCCTCGGTGCTGCTGGCGATGGTCTGCAGCGTCGGCATCCTGGCCTTCGGCTTCATCCCGGCGGGCGTCGGCCTGCTGGCCGCCCGCTGGGGCCTGCGGGCCGCCCTGGGCGTCTGCCCCGTGTCCATGGTCCTGGCGGCCCTTCTCCTGGCCGGGCAGACCTGGTCGGAGGGCCGGGCGGCGGGCGTGGGACGCGGCAGCCATTGA
- a CDS encoding beta-ketoacyl-[acyl-carrier-protein] synthase family protein → MTGAGSDNRAAAVTGLGAVTAIGNTLDAISSSLQAGRSGIVLDEERRRRGFRSALTGRIADFDPARWGLSRKMLRTMCEPAQYACAATRDALRDAGLAPEDLQNPRCGIVFGNDSTVKPVVESVDIVREQGETHFIGGGHIFRGMNSTVTMNLSPLLGTQGANWTVSAACASGAHAIGQALMLIRSGLQSIVLAGGAQETNWESMVSFDALGVFSLRQDDPERASRPFDADRDGLVPSGGAACLVLEELEHARKRGARIYGLVRGYGFASDGSHLTRPTGDGALRAMEAALADARVSPEDIDYVNAHATSTITGDRAEAGAIAALLGPDVPVSSTKSMTGHECWMGGASEALYACLMARDGFIAPNLNFGRLDGDCPPINVVAETLSHRVRCVLSNSFGFSGTNASLVLDFAGVGSWRGR, encoded by the coding sequence ATGACTGGCGCAGGTTCGGACAACAGGGCTGCGGCCGTCACGGGCCTGGGGGCTGTGACGGCAATCGGGAACACCCTGGACGCGATCTCCTCCTCTCTCCAGGCCGGCAGGTCCGGCATCGTCCTTGACGAGGAGCGCCGCCGCAGGGGCTTCCGGTCGGCGCTGACCGGGCGCATTGCCGACTTCGACCCGGCCCGTTGGGGACTCTCGCGCAAGATGCTCCGCACGATGTGTGAACCCGCACAGTATGCCTGCGCGGCCACCCGGGATGCGCTGCGCGATGCCGGCCTCGCCCCGGAGGACCTGCAGAACCCGAGGTGCGGGATCGTCTTCGGCAATGACAGCACCGTCAAGCCCGTCGTCGAGTCCGTCGACATCGTGCGCGAGCAGGGCGAGACGCATTTCATCGGTGGCGGACACATCTTCCGGGGCATGAACTCCACGGTCACGATGAACCTGTCCCCGCTCCTGGGGACGCAGGGCGCGAACTGGACCGTCAGCGCCGCCTGTGCAAGCGGGGCGCACGCGATCGGCCAGGCGCTCATGCTGATCCGGTCGGGCCTGCAGAGCATCGTGCTGGCGGGCGGCGCTCAGGAGACCAACTGGGAGTCGATGGTCAGTTTCGACGCGTTGGGCGTCTTCTCGCTGAGGCAGGACGACCCGGAGCGGGCCTCGCGGCCCTTCGATGCCGATCGGGACGGCCTCGTCCCCAGCGGCGGCGCCGCGTGCCTGGTGCTCGAGGAGCTGGAGCACGCCCGCAAGCGCGGAGCCCGGATCTACGGCCTGGTCCGGGGCTACGGTTTCGCCTCGGACGGCAGCCACCTGACCAGGCCCACCGGAGACGGCGCCTTGCGCGCCATGGAAGCGGCCCTGGCGGACGCCCGGGTCTCCCCCGAGGACATCGACTACGTCAACGCGCACGCGACGTCGACGATCACGGGCGATCGAGCCGAGGCGGGCGCGATTGCCGCCCTGTTGGGTCCGGACGTGCCTGTCTCGTCAACGAAGTCCATGACGGGGCATGAGTGCTGGATGGGCGGGGCGAGTGAAGCGCTGTACGCCTGCCTGATGGCCCGGGACGGGTTCATTGCGCCCAACCTGAACTTCGGGCGCCTGGACGGCGACTGCCCGCCGATCAACGTTGTGGCCGAGACGCTCTCGCACCGGGTGCGTTGTGTGCTCTCGAACTCGTTCGGCTTTTCAGGGACGAACGCCTCGCTCGTGCTGGACTTCGCGGGAGTCGGGTCGTGGAGGGGCCGCTGA
- a CDS encoding acyl carrier protein, producing the protein MPERDVVERVNKLLVEGFELEEGVLAPAALIHEDLGLDSLDTVDLVVALEREFACRISEEQARAMRSLEDIYRHIRLRVGCQEGRD; encoded by the coding sequence ATGCCGGAACGGGACGTGGTTGAGCGCGTGAACAAGCTGCTCGTCGAAGGCTTCGAGTTGGAGGAAGGCGTGCTCGCCCCCGCCGCCCTCATCCATGAGGACCTCGGCCTCGACAGCCTCGACACCGTCGATCTGGTTGTGGCGCTCGAGCGGGAGTTCGCCTGCCGGATCAGTGAGGAGCAGGCGCGTGCCATGCGGAGCCTCGAGGACATCTACCGGCACATACGGTTGCGCGTGGGCTGTCAGGAAGGAAGGGACTGA